Proteins encoded together in one Candidatus Tanganyikabacteria bacterium window:
- a CDS encoding transposase: protein MLPKSSIGKAIGYMIGIKAGLIAFLDDPRIPLDSGAQERALRGLVVGRKNFYGSKSLRGTEVAAVMYTIFESAKLCGVDPVAYMTAAVEVALAKAGDVLLPEDFKARLSKGTTQA, encoded by the coding sequence GTGCTGCCGAAAAGTTCAATCGGAAAGGCTATCGGCTACATGATCGGCATCAAGGCAGGCTTGATCGCCTTCCTCGACGACCCCCGGATACCCCTCGATAGCGGCGCCCAGGAACGCGCGCTAAGGGGCCTAGTCGTCGGACGCAAGAACTTCTACGGCTCCAAGTCACTGCGCGGGACCGAGGTCGCCGCCGTCATGTACACGATCTTCGAGTCGGCCAAGCTCTGCGGCGTGGACCCGGTTGCCTACATGACCGCCGCCGTCGAGGTCGCACTCGCCAAGGCCGGAGACGTGCTGCTCCCCGAGGATTTCAAGGCCAGGTTGTCAAAGGGCACGACTCAAGCGTAG